The genomic window CGGATCTGGCGATCGCGGTGTATCGGGATCTGGTGGCCACATGGGAGAAGGCCACCGAGATGGCCGCCCGGCTCCGCCGTCCGATGCCCCGCCTGAGCGATCTGATCGCCGATGTCAGCCGCCCGGTTCTGGAAGCCCGCGCGCGCTCCCTCGAACCCTACCTGGAGCGCCAGCGAGGCAGCCGCCGGCTCGCCGACCTGCTCCAGCAACTGGTCCGGATCTACACGGACCTGTTGCTCCTTCCCCCCGAGGCGCTTTCGTATCTGGCAGAACATGCGGACGCGGGTTCGGCCCCGGCGGTCCGCTGGCCGAGCGAGCGATCCCTTCGGGCCCATCTTCCCCCCGAGGAACACCTGAGCCGGTGGTGGCGACATGTGCGGGATCAGGCGGCGGAAGCCCGTTCGTGGTTGATCCGGGCGAACCTGCGCCTGGTGGTCAGCGTGGCCAAGAAATACATCGGCCGCGGCGTCTCTTTCCTGGACCTGATCCAGGAGGGAAACCTGGGGTTGTTGCGCGCGGTGGAGAAATTCGATCCGGGACGAGGCTTCAAGTTCTCCACCTATGCCACCTGGTGGATCCGCCAGGCCATCACCCGCGCCATCGCCGATCAGGCCCGCACCATCCGCATCCCGGTCCATCTGGCGGAGTTCCTGAGCCGCCTCATGCGCGCTCAGCAGAAGCTCCAGCAGGCCCTGGGCCGGGATCCCACCCCAGAGGAGCTGGCCCTGGAAGTGAACCTGCTCTCCCCCCAGGAGGTCCTGGAGATCCAGGCCGCCTGGAACGCCAACCAGCCCCTGCCTCCCCATCTGGCCCGCCGGCTCCGGGAGGCCACCCGGAAGGTGGAGCGGGCGCTGCGCTGGGCCGCCGAGCCGATGTCGCTGGAAACGCCGGTTGGAGAGGAGGAAGACAGCGAGCTGGCGGATTTCATCGAGGATCAGGGAACCCGCAGCCCGCTGGAAGAGGCCCATCTCACCATGCTCCGGGAGCAGCTCCGCGAGATCCTGGATACGCTCCCCGAGCGGGAGCGGCAGGTGCTGGAGGTCCGCTTCGGGTTAAAGGACGGCCAGTGGCGGACCCTGGATGAGGTGGGGCAGATGTTCGGGCTGACGCGAGAGCGGATCCGGCAGATCGAAAGCAAGGCGCTGCGCAAGCTACGCCACCCCCATTACAGCCGACGGTTGAAGGATTACCTGAGCTGATCCCTCACCGCATTCACTGGCGAATTGCCCGATCCAGCACCATCCAAACGAAGAGCAGGAACAGATAGGCGTTCGACGCGTGATACATCCGGCGGGCAGTGGCCTTCTCCGGTGCCCGCCAGAGGCGAAACGCCAAGAAGAGCAGCCATGCACCCAGCGCCAGCGCCCCGGCCAGATAGATCCACCCCATCGCTCGCGTGGCGAAGGGAACCAGCGTGAGCAGCACGAGAAGGATCGTATACAAGAAAGCCTGGAAGGCCGCCGGCCGCACGCCCGCCACCACCGGCAGCATCGGAACCCCCACTT from Thermoflexus sp. includes these protein-coding regions:
- a CDS encoding sigma-70 family RNA polymerase sigma factor; this translates as MLQQLVRIYTDLLLLPPEALSYLAEHADAGSAPAVRWPSERSLRAHLPPEEHLSRWWRHVRDQAAEARSWLIRANLRLVVSVAKKYIGRGVSFLDLIQEGNLGLLRAVEKFDPGRGFKFSTYATWWIRQAITRAIADQARTIRIPVHLAEFLSRLMRAQQKLQQALGRDPTPEELALEVNLLSPQEVLEIQAAWNANQPLPPHLARRLREATRKVERALRWAAEPMSLETPVGEEEDSELADFIEDQGTRSPLEEAHLTMLREQLREILDTLPERERQVLEVRFGLKDGQWRTLDEVGQMFGLTRERIRQIESKALRKLRHPHYSRRLKDYLS